A single window of Pectobacterium parmentieri DNA harbors:
- a CDS encoding M16 family metallopeptidase has protein sequence MQGTKKALFVGGMLLAVVSSSVQAEALQPDPAWQQGKLDNGFTWQLLTTPQRPGDRVELRLVVNAGSLLENAQQVGFAHFLPRLALAPGDKLSAAQLPSMWLRDANSSRVLPPVVVSYDFTSYNLSLPNNRPELLKEALTWLAESAGHMTFDEKRLQTALKVPDQVATFPVNPQDPSWRYRLKGSPLLAHDPAQDVKPPLNGEQIQQFYKTWYTPDAMTLYIVGHVDNRSVLEQIGKAFSPLEGKREAPAPLPTLSPLPPQAISLMNNNAQQDTLSLMWDAPWHPIRESQALVRYWLGDMTREAMFWHLQQVLEKSPQKGNNLRFDCNVFYTRSQCAIHMDVPNSESVEPGVTFMARELATLREKGLTQQEFDALIARKTDELNKLFATYARTSTDILMDQRLRSQQNGVVDIAPEQYQKLRQTYLSALTLDILNQELHQQLVQDTTLMLIQQPGEPEANMKALQEAYDQIMTPAVEPVASASASASEKAKLQDKVPVAQ, from the coding sequence ATGCAGGGCACCAAAAAGGCGCTTTTCGTTGGTGGTATGTTGCTGGCCGTGGTCAGCAGCAGCGTGCAGGCTGAAGCACTACAGCCCGATCCTGCCTGGCAGCAGGGTAAACTGGATAATGGTTTTACCTGGCAGTTATTAACCACGCCACAGCGCCCCGGCGATCGGGTTGAGTTGCGTCTGGTTGTTAATGCCGGATCGTTGCTGGAAAACGCCCAGCAGGTGGGCTTTGCGCATTTTCTTCCCCGCCTGGCTCTTGCGCCCGGCGATAAGCTATCCGCTGCCCAGTTACCTTCCATGTGGCTGCGCGACGCTAATAGCTCACGCGTCCTTCCCCCGGTCGTTGTCTCGTATGATTTCACGTCGTATAACCTGAGCCTGCCGAATAATCGTCCCGAACTGCTGAAAGAAGCGCTGACGTGGCTGGCGGAAAGCGCAGGGCATATGACGTTCGACGAAAAAAGGCTACAGACCGCGCTGAAGGTGCCCGATCAGGTTGCCACCTTCCCGGTTAACCCGCAGGATCCGAGCTGGCGCTATCGCCTGAAAGGGTCGCCTCTGCTGGCGCACGATCCTGCTCAGGACGTTAAACCGCCGCTGAATGGCGAGCAGATCCAGCAATTTTATAAAACCTGGTATACACCAGATGCGATGACGCTCTACATCGTTGGCCATGTTGATAACCGCAGCGTGCTCGAGCAGATCGGTAAAGCTTTCTCTCCGTTGGAAGGGAAACGCGAAGCGCCAGCGCCGTTGCCGACATTAAGCCCGCTGCCGCCGCAGGCGATCAGCCTGATGAATAACAACGCCCAGCAGGATACGCTGTCGCTGATGTGGGATGCGCCGTGGCATCCGATTCGTGAGTCTCAGGCGCTGGTGCGCTACTGGCTGGGTGACATGACGCGAGAAGCGATGTTCTGGCACCTGCAGCAGGTGCTGGAGAAGAGTCCGCAGAAGGGTAACAACCTCCGTTTCGACTGCAACGTGTTTTATACCCGTTCTCAGTGCGCGATTCATATGGATGTACCGAATAGCGAGAGCGTTGAACCGGGCGTGACGTTTATGGCACGCGAGCTGGCTACACTGCGTGAAAAGGGGCTGACACAACAAGAGTTTGACGCGTTGATCGCGCGTAAGACGGACGAGCTGAACAAGTTGTTTGCCACTTATGCGCGTACCAGCACGGACATCCTGATGGATCAGCGCCTGCGATCTCAGCAAAATGGCGTGGTGGATATTGCTCCCGAGCAGTATCAGAAACTGCGCCAGACTTATCTGTCGGCCTTGACGCTGGATATCCTGAATCAGGAACTGCACCAGCAACTGGTACAAGATACGACGCTGATGTTGATCCAACAGCCGGGTGAGCCTGAAGCGAATATGAAGGCGTTGCAGGAAGCCTACGACCAGATTATGACGCCAGCCGTTGAGCCGGTTGCCAGTGCGTCTGCATCGGCTTCGGAAAAAGCCAAACTGCAGGACAAGGTTCCTGTCGCGCAGTAA
- a CDS encoding dicarboxylate/amino acid:cation symporter codes for MKTSIFKSLYFQVLAAITIGILLGHFYPQLGEQMKPLGDGFVKLIKMIIAPVIFCTVVTGIAGMESMKSVGRTGAAALLYFEIVSTIALIIGLIVVNVVQPGVGMNIDPSTLDASAVAVYTQQASQQGLIPFLMDVIPASVVGAFASGNILQVLLFAVMFGFALHRLGPKGKVIFDVIDSFSKVIFGVINMIMKLAPLGAFGAMAFTIGKYGVGTLVQLGQLILCFYITCVLFVFLVLGSIAKATGFSIFKFIRYIREELLIVLGTSSSESVLPRMLEKMEKVGCKKSVVGLVIPTGYSFNLDGTSIYLTMAAVFIAQATNSHMDIWHQITLLVVLLLSSKGAAGVTGSGFIVLAATLSAVGHLPVAGLALILGIDRFMSEARALTNLIGNGVATIVVAKYCRELDEKKLDAELSGNNKSDNAATPTAQS; via the coding sequence ATGAAAACATCTATTTTTAAAAGTCTTTATTTTCAGGTTCTTGCCGCTATTACGATAGGGATCCTGCTGGGGCATTTCTACCCCCAGCTTGGCGAGCAAATGAAGCCGTTGGGCGATGGGTTTGTTAAATTAATTAAAATGATTATTGCGCCGGTTATCTTCTGTACGGTAGTCACCGGCATCGCAGGCATGGAAAGTATGAAGTCGGTCGGTCGTACTGGTGCGGCCGCGCTGCTGTATTTTGAAATTGTGAGTACGATTGCGCTGATTATCGGCCTGATCGTGGTTAACGTTGTGCAACCTGGCGTGGGCATGAACATCGACCCGAGCACGCTCGATGCGTCTGCGGTGGCGGTCTATACTCAGCAGGCTTCGCAACAGGGTCTGATTCCGTTCCTGATGGATGTGATCCCTGCGAGTGTGGTCGGTGCGTTTGCCAGCGGTAATATCTTGCAGGTTCTGCTGTTTGCTGTGATGTTCGGCTTTGCGCTGCACCGTCTGGGGCCAAAGGGCAAAGTGATTTTTGATGTGATCGACAGCTTCTCCAAAGTCATTTTCGGCGTCATTAACATGATCATGAAATTGGCTCCTTTGGGTGCGTTCGGTGCTATGGCTTTCACCATCGGTAAATATGGTGTCGGTACGCTGGTGCAGTTGGGACAACTGATCCTCTGCTTCTACATCACCTGTGTTCTGTTTGTATTTCTGGTGTTGGGCAGTATTGCGAAAGCAACGGGCTTCAGTATCTTCAAATTCATTCGCTACATCCGTGAAGAACTGCTGATCGTACTGGGTACGTCCTCTTCTGAATCCGTGCTGCCACGTATGCTGGAGAAGATGGAGAAGGTGGGTTGTAAAAAATCCGTCGTCGGTCTGGTCATTCCTACTGGCTACTCGTTCAACCTTGATGGCACCTCCATCTATCTGACGATGGCGGCGGTGTTTATCGCCCAGGCAACCAACAGCCACATGGATATCTGGCATCAGATTACGCTGCTGGTGGTGCTGCTGCTGTCCTCTAAAGGCGCAGCAGGCGTGACGGGAAGTGGATTTATTGTGCTGGCAGCAACGCTGTCTGCCGTAGGCCATCTGCCTGTTGCGGGTCTGGCGTTGATTCTGGGTATTGACCGATTCATGTCAGAAGCGCGTGCGCTGACCAACCTGATTGGTAACGGTGTTGCGACTATCGTGGTAGCAAAATATTGCCGCGAGCTGGATGAGAAGAAACTGGACGCTGAGTTGTCTGGTAACAATAAGAGCGATAACGCGGCCACGCCGACAGCGCAGTCGTAA
- a CDS encoding sugar kinase: MTTTNIAVIGECMIELSQKGTDLNRGFGGDTLNTAVYIARQVNAEKLGVHYVTALGTDSFSTEMVAAWQNEGVKTDLIQRLDNKLPGLYFIETDNSGERTFYYWRNDAAARYWLDSPEAEKIGQALAQFDYLYLSGISLAILNAESRQRLLALLRACRANGGKVIFDNNYRPRLWQSKEETQQAYTDILSCTDIAFLTLDDEDMLWGTKPLEDVLERTHGLGVSEVVIKRGADSCIVSERGQALVDVPAIKLPKEKVVDTTAAGDSFSAGYLSVRLNGGSTQEAAQRGHLTASTVIQYRGAIIPLDAMPA; this comes from the coding sequence ATGACAACTACTAACATTGCCGTAATCGGCGAATGCATGATCGAACTGTCGCAGAAGGGCACGGATCTTAACCGTGGATTTGGTGGCGATACGCTGAACACCGCCGTTTACATTGCCCGTCAGGTAAACGCTGAGAAGCTGGGCGTGCATTACGTGACCGCACTCGGCACCGATAGCTTCAGTACCGAGATGGTTGCCGCCTGGCAAAACGAAGGGGTGAAAACCGACCTGATTCAGCGCCTTGACAACAAACTGCCCGGTTTATATTTCATTGAAACCGACAATAGCGGCGAGCGCACATTCTACTATTGGCGCAACGATGCCGCCGCCCGCTACTGGCTGGACAGCCCGGAAGCAGAAAAAATCGGTCAGGCGCTGGCTCAATTTGACTATCTCTATCTGAGCGGCATCAGTCTGGCGATCCTGAACGCCGAAAGCCGTCAGCGTCTCCTCGCCCTGCTGCGCGCCTGCCGCGCCAACGGCGGTAAAGTGATTTTTGATAACAACTACCGCCCACGCTTGTGGCAGAGCAAGGAAGAGACGCAACAGGCCTACACCGACATCTTGTCCTGTACGGATATTGCCTTCCTGACGCTGGATGACGAAGACATGCTGTGGGGCACAAAGCCGCTGGAAGACGTGTTGGAACGCACGCACGGTTTGGGCGTTAGCGAAGTGGTCATCAAACGTGGGGCCGATTCCTGCATTGTGTCAGAACGCGGACAAGCGCTGGTTGATGTCCCGGCAATCAAACTGCCAAAAGAGAAAGTGGTTGATACCACCGCAGCGGGCGACTCCTTCAGCGCGGGCTATCTGTCAGTACGCCTGAACGGCGGCAGCACACAGGAAGCCGCACAGCGCGGTCACCTGACGGCTAGCACGGTCATTCAATACCGTGGCGCGATCATCCCGCTTGACGCAATGCCTGCGTAA